A stretch of the Parabacteroides timonensis genome encodes the following:
- a CDS encoding 6-bladed beta-propeller has translation MKTGLKLLAGLLIILATVSCGTGGSSSGSRNVLNDCPVVGQYVQVGDDKVLSCDQKLLTDTVRIPLSFFAEDMEFVKLDRRDTALIGECGISLSDNYILAHSGYPPTAFKLFDRKGNYLTNVGAIGQGPGEYESIYDAQIDEKNGRIYLMPWQSDRLLVFDMEGNALEPVMLGIRCPKAKFKVDPDKGTVTVATLPFPNMPAVIWTQDLSGNHIQEVAPGHLGVPWTFNNEVFCDFNLPGVFDFNIMCLDPTRVDSTYQYDVENNRLRPTFTFKHTKNDPIPWHGFNEWPDHFTGHYSGPPVVQQVEGGSIATPGETYHYIIDKATGKGAYFTMYNDYFGDQNIEWPSSIFGRGYYLRNMEPGNLLTDIENLLKKSNLSEEMRKKLTDMQNSIDDNDNNYLMIFRLKR, from the coding sequence ATGAAAACAGGTTTGAAACTCTTAGCCGGATTGTTAATCATATTAGCAACCGTTTCTTGCGGTACGGGAGGCAGTAGCTCCGGGAGCAGGAATGTTTTAAATGATTGTCCCGTAGTTGGGCAATATGTGCAAGTGGGCGACGACAAAGTTTTGTCGTGCGACCAGAAACTTCTGACAGATACAGTCCGGATCCCCCTTAGTTTTTTTGCGGAAGATATGGAGTTTGTAAAACTGGATAGGCGGGACACTGCCCTGATTGGCGAGTGCGGAATCAGCCTTTCCGATAATTACATACTGGCACATAGCGGATATCCTCCTACGGCTTTTAAACTATTTGACAGGAAAGGTAATTATTTGACGAATGTTGGGGCCATAGGACAAGGGCCCGGTGAATACGAATCCATTTATGATGCTCAGATCGATGAGAAAAACGGCCGTATATACCTGATGCCGTGGCAGTCGGATCGATTGTTGGTTTTTGATATGGAGGGAAATGCTTTGGAGCCGGTGATGTTGGGAATCCGCTGTCCGAAGGCGAAGTTTAAAGTGGACCCCGATAAAGGAACGGTAACGGTGGCAACACTTCCTTTCCCAAACATGCCGGCAGTTATCTGGACACAGGATTTGTCGGGTAATCATATTCAGGAAGTGGCTCCCGGACATTTGGGGGTTCCATGGACTTTCAATAATGAGGTGTTTTGTGATTTTAATCTCCCCGGCGTATTCGATTTTAATATAATGTGTCTCGATCCGACCCGTGTCGATTCTACCTATCAGTATGACGTGGAGAATAACCGCCTGCGTCCGACTTTTACGTTTAAACATACGAAAAACGATCCTATTCCCTGGCACGGGTTTAATGAATGGCCTGATCATTTTACCGGACATTATTCCGGTCCTCCTGTTGTGCAGCAGGTTGAAGGCGGTTCTATTGCTACCCCCGGAGAAACCTATCATTATATTATAGATAAAGCAACCGGTAAGGGGGCCTATTTTACAATGTATAATGATTATTTCGGTGATCAGAACATCGAATGGCCCAGTTCGATATTTGGAAGGGGATATTATCTGCGAAATATGGAGCCGGGTAATCTGTTGACTGATATTGAGAATCTATTGAAAAAAAGTAATCTCTCCGAAGAAATGCGGAAGAAGCTGA